CTCTTTCACAATGGCCGGAACTATCACATGTCTTCTCGCAAAAATAATGTAAGACACTGGCTTCTATGCTCTCCTATTTTTTCTTGTAGTCAGTttcaaattgaattatttttccaTTTGCGATCATGTAATGGCCGATTAACCAAGTAGTTGATTATTTTGGTATCCTTTACTTCTAAGGACACACTTGTTTATTGGTCCTCATCACGTTGTCTTACTCAAAGAAACCAGCTAGCCAAGAGTTTCCTACGTTTGATACCTTACCATTCATTCGGCAAGTGCTTGAACAATGTTGGAGGACCAGATATGGCGCTTTCTTTCTACCCTGAGTGCGCCATTGATGCCAGCGTCAGGCCTAAATGGTGGGATCATCTGCATTGTGCCATGTCTCACTACAAGTTTGTTCTTGCAATTGAGAATACCGCAACAGAGAGTTACGTAACTGAAAAGCTATTTTATGCTCTAGACTCCGGTGCAGTTCCGATCTATTTTGGTGCGCCAAATGTGGAAGACTTTGTACCTCCAAATTCAATTATAGACGGGACCAAGTTTCGTTCCATTGAAGAATTGGCTTCTTATGTCAAGACTCTAGCGAATGATCCTGTAGCTTATGCGGAATATCATGCATGGAGAAGATGTGGCGTATTGGGTAACTATGGGAAAACGCGTGCGGCTAGCCTTGATACGTTGCCTTGCCGATTGTGTGAGGCTGTTAGTAGAAAAGGAGGGAGAAATGCAAGAGGTAAgtcataatttttattgatgTCTGATTACCAAGATTTTGTTATTTGGATGGGGTTGGAGCTAGGTGTATGGATGCAGGTAGGAAGGACAGTATTCTtgacttaaatatcaatttgcTCCGAACTTGCCTTGGTTAATtagtataaaatttatttactattAAATTAGTCAGAAACTTGTCTATTATTATCAATTTAGTCAGAAATGCCTAATTCACGTTTGGGATTTAGGGGAATTAATTAATAGAATGATAATTTTtcgattaattttataataaaaatactttCTTGTACATCTTATGCTAATTGACCAATACGTAGAAGTTTTAGGATGTAGATTGATATTTAAGTCACTATTTTGTATAGAAAGGgtgtaaaatattttgtatatttgttgctggccattatagcccGAAATCGCCAGGTATGTGGACTTGCAGGGGAGTGAGTGCTCGTcatgaaaaaaagaaagagtaatgctatataaccctCCTTTTTAACCCACCTGACGTGGCAATCAAATAGTGGGTgcatttaaaattgttttttgagATACACTTTTAGAGAGAAATTTGACGAATTAAATACTGCCACATAAGGTGAAAGAAGGTGGGTACaaaatggtgggttaaatagcatttttcaaaaaaaaattgagaaattcaGAGAGTAAACCCGaaattatagttaatttagttttcaaatttttcta
This region of Mercurialis annua linkage group LG1-X, ddMerAnnu1.2, whole genome shotgun sequence genomic DNA includes:
- the LOC126662407 gene encoding alpha-(1,4)-fucosyltransferase, encoding MTLKPLNSYTIALMMFFTFLILFFTGFIEFPSVTSSIPAPILERSPISTSRTSSTPEPFVDLFSAFKKWDSQVGCDRFREKYKSFINNGSAVSSSLQEFGGSDCGDEVKMRHVSVLVKGWTWIPDNLDNLYSCPCGLTCLWTKSSVLADTPDALLFETSTPPLRRRDGDPLRVYMDLEAGRKRSGREDLFISYHAEDDVQATYAGALFHNGRNYHMSSRKNNDTLVYWSSSRCLTQRNQLAKSFLRLIPYHSFGKCLNNVGGPDMALSFYPECAIDASVRPKWWDHLHCAMSHYKFVLAIENTATESYVTEKLFYALDSGAVPIYFGAPNVEDFVPPNSIIDGTKFRSIEELASYVKTLANDPVAYAEYHAWRRCGVLGNYGKTRAASLDTLPCRLCEAVSRKGGRNARGKS